One genomic window of Vibrio parahaemolyticus includes the following:
- a CDS encoding type II secretion system F family protein produces the protein MESQFPLFLLLLFLSVFFISQALILPSAGKKVKHKQLIKRIHESHKHIDQESISLLRENSLKNLSPLERWLVRFSLFESFKKKLELAGISMGFSRVIFFTFLSGVAVGLLLYLWGQVWYLCAGVAVACWVSAYFYLQKKIADRLMKFEEQLPEALDIIKRVLQAGQPITQAFGEVGREVSAPLGPEFLNTFNLLNYGYDLRLAIMQMSERTPTVSMLAFSSAVLLQKETGGNLVENIEKLSHILRARFKLARKIKTISAESRMSAWVLVLAPFALYVIISLVRPEYIELLHTHPMGIKMVIGGMVALFIGTLWIRKIVNIEV, from the coding sequence ATGGAAAGTCAATTCCCCCTATTTCTTCTTTTGCTGTTTTTGTCGGTGTTCTTTATTAGCCAAGCTTTGATCCTGCCTTCGGCGGGTAAAAAGGTGAAACACAAACAGCTCATTAAGAGAATTCACGAAAGCCACAAGCATATCGATCAAGAGAGTATCTCGCTGCTAAGAGAAAACTCTTTGAAGAATCTCTCGCCACTAGAGCGATGGTTAGTACGTTTTAGCTTGTTTGAAAGCTTTAAGAAAAAGCTCGAACTCGCGGGTATTTCGATGGGGTTTAGCCGCGTTATCTTCTTCACCTTTTTATCTGGGGTGGCGGTCGGTTTACTGCTCTATTTGTGGGGGCAAGTCTGGTACTTGTGTGCTGGTGTTGCGGTCGCTTGTTGGGTCTCTGCGTACTTTTATCTGCAAAAGAAAATTGCCGACCGTTTGATGAAATTTGAGGAGCAATTACCAGAGGCCTTAGACATCATCAAACGTGTATTGCAAGCCGGTCAGCCCATTACTCAAGCGTTTGGCGAAGTGGGCAGGGAAGTCAGCGCGCCACTTGGCCCTGAGTTCTTGAATACCTTCAACTTGCTCAATTATGGTTACGATTTGCGTTTAGCCATCATGCAAATGTCTGAGCGCACACCAACGGTTTCCATGCTTGCGTTTTCCAGTGCCGTGCTATTGCAAAAAGAGACGGGCGGTAACCTAGTGGAAAACATTGAAAAGCTATCTCATATCTTGCGTGCTCGCTTCAAATTGGCTCGAAAAATCAAAACCATTTCAGCGGAATCTCGCATGTCAGCTTGGGTGCTGGTGTTAGCACCTTTCGCGTTGTACGTGATCATTTCTCTGGTTCGGCCCGAATACATCGAGCTGCTGCACACTCATCCAATGGGGATAAAAATGGTCATTGGTGGGATGGTCGCTCTGTTTATCGGAACGTTGTGGATTCGCAAAATCGTCAATATTGAGGTGTAG
- a CDS encoding CpaF family protein — protein sequence MFFKRKGVGSSFNSVDEEKESKVVKVDLAAKAEDEDYVSENKPLTPVEAKLKAIEEQKKQLEQDLAIKHYYHKKLLDTLDLGLLSHLQEDRAKEELREAVIQLIAEDQTHPLSSEARNRVIHQIEDEVFGLGPLEPLLEDPTISDILVNGPKNIYVERFGKLEKTPHTFLDERHLRNIIDRIVSQVGRRIDEASPMVDARLKDGSRFNAIIPPLAIDGPSVSIRRFAVERLNMDNLLGLGSLSPEMGKFLNAAVVGELNILISGGTGSGKTTTLNILSGFIPSDQRIVTIEDSAELQLQQPHIIRLETRPSNIEGKGEISQRDLVKNSLRMRPDRIVIGEVRGSEAVDMLSAMNTGHDGSLATIHANTPRDALSRIENMFSMAGWNVSTKNLRAQIASAINIVVQMERQEDGKRRMVSLQEINGMEGEVITMSEIFTFQRRGVDQDGNVLGDYIATGIVPSCHDQLIKRGLDVPFEIFNEKVR from the coding sequence ATGTTTTTCAAACGGAAAGGCGTCGGGAGTTCATTCAATTCCGTAGATGAAGAAAAAGAATCGAAAGTCGTCAAGGTCGATCTTGCTGCGAAAGCAGAAGACGAAGATTACGTCAGTGAAAACAAACCATTAACGCCGGTTGAAGCGAAACTGAAAGCGATTGAAGAGCAGAAAAAACAGCTCGAGCAAGATCTGGCTATTAAGCACTACTACCATAAGAAATTGCTGGATACTTTAGACCTTGGCTTGTTATCACATCTGCAAGAAGATCGCGCGAAAGAAGAGTTAAGGGAAGCGGTGATTCAGTTGATCGCCGAAGACCAAACGCATCCTTTAAGTTCAGAAGCGCGCAACCGCGTTATCCACCAAATCGAAGACGAAGTGTTTGGTCTTGGGCCGCTTGAGCCACTGCTTGAAGATCCAACCATTTCAGATATTTTGGTCAATGGCCCTAAAAACATTTATGTAGAGCGCTTTGGTAAGCTAGAAAAAACGCCGCATACGTTTTTGGACGAGCGCCACCTTCGCAACATCATTGACCGCATTGTAAGCCAAGTAGGTCGACGTATTGATGAGGCGTCGCCTATGGTGGATGCGCGTCTAAAAGACGGCTCTCGTTTCAATGCCATCATCCCTCCACTTGCCATTGATGGGCCCTCGGTATCCATTCGTCGTTTTGCGGTCGAACGTTTGAATATGGACAACTTATTAGGGCTTGGTTCGCTTTCGCCAGAAATGGGCAAATTCTTGAATGCAGCCGTTGTCGGGGAACTAAACATTCTTATCTCGGGCGGTACAGGCTCAGGTAAAACAACCACGCTTAACATCCTGTCTGGTTTCATTCCGAGTGACCAACGTATCGTTACTATCGAAGACTCGGCCGAGTTGCAGTTGCAACAACCGCACATTATTCGTTTGGAAACACGCCCATCCAACATTGAAGGAAAGGGTGAAATATCCCAGCGTGATCTGGTGAAAAACTCACTGCGTATGCGTCCTGACCGAATTGTGATTGGTGAGGTGCGTGGCTCGGAAGCGGTCGATATGTTGTCTGCGATGAACACCGGTCACGACGGTTCACTTGCGACCATTCACGCCAATACACCAAGGGATGCACTCAGCCGTATTGAAAACATGTTCTCTATGGCGGGTTGGAACGTTTCGACAAAAAACTTAAGGGCGCAGATCGCGTCAGCCATCAATATCGTGGTGCAAATGGAGCGTCAGGAAGACGGTAAGCGCCGCATGGTCAGTTTGCAGGAAATAAACGGCATGGAAGGGGAAGTCATCACCATGTCCGAGATCTTTACCTTCCAGAGAAGAGGGGTGGATCAAGATGGCAATGTGTTAGGGGATTACATAGCAACAGGCATCGTACCAAGTTGCCATGATCAATTGATTAAACGAGGCTTAGACGTTCCATTTGAAATATTTAACGAAAAAGTCCGTTAG
- a CDS encoding AAA family ATPase: MLKPVKINDETYKSLKTNLIVWVVYSTSNFKLHIADELSGCVNVNVDWIELDLFNIDLVKSKSIPDLIYIETGENWAQKVAHVYSSDSSLQHSHTALIVFGDESDTASLKMALRLGATDYFSRSVELGELYPLLKSTAEEKVSNKQMGDLTLFINTKGGSGATTLATNTAIELSSYAKSKVLLIDLDMQFSDAADYLNCKPKYNINDVIDSVNDLDELSLEGLVYQHPSGLNYLCFNQNDPRNNHKHAAQVSKLLPILRQFYSHIIVDLSHGVDHVYQQIVSPATHIFLIMQQNVTSVKHAVSYIRSLELDYGLSNHQVELIVNRFEKKSTISLKDIENAVGGHAIHLVPNNFAIAIESANLGNPIVQSKKNSALKASLAEISHLLESPTQEHQSWIKKFFS; the protein is encoded by the coding sequence ATGTTGAAACCAGTAAAAATAAATGACGAAACATATAAAAGTTTAAAAACAAACTTGATTGTTTGGGTAGTCTATTCTACGTCCAATTTTAAACTTCATATAGCAGATGAATTATCTGGTTGCGTCAATGTCAATGTCGATTGGATAGAGCTGGATTTATTTAATATTGATTTGGTTAAGAGCAAATCAATACCTGATCTAATTTATATTGAAACCGGGGAAAACTGGGCGCAAAAAGTGGCTCATGTTTATTCCAGTGACAGTAGTTTACAGCACAGCCATACGGCATTAATTGTTTTCGGTGATGAAAGCGATACCGCTTCACTCAAAATGGCGTTGCGACTGGGTGCGACAGATTATTTCTCGCGTTCAGTTGAACTCGGCGAGCTATACCCATTGTTGAAATCGACGGCTGAGGAAAAAGTTTCCAATAAGCAAATGGGTGATTTGACCTTATTTATCAATACCAAAGGCGGTTCTGGGGCGACAACCTTAGCAACTAATACGGCTATTGAACTTTCAAGTTACGCCAAAAGTAAAGTATTGCTGATTGATCTCGATATGCAGTTCAGTGATGCTGCGGATTATTTAAACTGTAAGCCGAAATATAACATCAACGATGTGATTGATTCCGTAAACGATTTAGATGAATTGTCACTAGAAGGTCTCGTTTATCAACATCCTTCAGGGTTGAATTATCTTTGTTTTAATCAAAATGATCCAAGAAATAATCATAAGCATGCGGCTCAAGTGAGTAAGCTTTTGCCTATTCTTCGTCAGTTTTATTCGCATATTATTGTCGATTTGTCTCATGGCGTGGATCATGTTTATCAACAGATTGTTTCCCCTGCTACGCATATATTTTTGATCATGCAGCAGAATGTGACCTCAGTAAAACATGCGGTCAGTTATATACGTTCATTAGAATTAGACTATGGTTTAAGTAATCATCAGGTTGAACTCATAGTTAATCGTTTTGAAAAGAAATCAACAATATCCTTAAAAGATATTGAAAACGCAGTTGGTGGCCATGCGATACATTTAGTTCCAAATAATTTTGCTATTGCGATAGAGAGCGCCAATTTAGGTAACCCAATTGTTCAATCTAAGAAAAATAGTGCTTTAAAAGCTTCGTTAGCGGAAATATCGCACTTATTAGAAAGCCCAACACAAGAGCACCAAAGTTGGATTAAGAAATTCTTTTCTTAG
- a CDS encoding TadE/TadG family type IV pilus assembly protein, whose protein sequence is MKRLIAKQKGVTQIEFSLIALAVILVLFLIMEFAVYFFSVQMVNEVTRRAARLATVCYIADRDDIPSLPSVSNLYPSGFTASNLQIDYLDEAGASVDVSGFLSTPPASSDVLNAQFAQIKYVRARAVNYTFQFFVLAALINAVGSTPAFETILPAESLGILRPEGANVITDC, encoded by the coding sequence ATGAAACGATTAATAGCGAAACAGAAAGGGGTAACTCAAATTGAGTTCTCGTTGATAGCGCTGGCGGTGATATTGGTACTGTTTTTGATCATGGAGTTTGCGGTGTACTTTTTTTCCGTGCAAATGGTCAATGAGGTCACCAGAAGAGCTGCAAGGCTTGCGACCGTGTGTTACATCGCCGATAGGGATGACATTCCGAGCTTGCCGTCGGTGTCTAACCTTTACCCATCAGGGTTCACCGCCAGTAATTTGCAGATTGATTATCTTGATGAAGCAGGTGCAAGCGTCGATGTTTCTGGATTTTTATCCACACCACCTGCGTCGAGTGACGTGTTAAACGCGCAATTTGCACAAATCAAATACGTTAGAGCAAGGGCGGTTAATTATACTTTTCAGTTTTTTGTTTTAGCTGCTTTAATTAATGCAGTAGGGAGTACTCCAGCTTTTGAAACCATATTGCCTGCCGAGAGTTTAGGAATACTAAGGCCTGAAGGTGCCAATGTTATTACGGATTGCTAA
- a CDS encoding TadE/TadG family type IV pilus assembly protein, with protein MLYLKFKTQMRRGRHQEGLAIIEFILALPVLLMLTVLVIDVCRAFIQYTEVNKALQNGARYAVVDTYGTLDFEGIADETKIKNVVVYGSPTASTTPVIDYIGVDDIVITQPTDTNKVVTLSATYNYVPIFSTLPFSSTSLQFSIGATTSMRTGP; from the coding sequence ATGTTGTATTTGAAATTCAAAACTCAAATGAGAAGAGGTCGGCACCAAGAAGGGCTTGCGATTATTGAATTTATTCTCGCATTGCCAGTGTTGTTGATGCTTACGGTTCTGGTTATCGATGTCTGTCGTGCTTTTATTCAGTACACCGAGGTCAATAAAGCGCTGCAAAATGGCGCTCGCTATGCGGTGGTGGACACGTACGGCACGTTGGATTTTGAAGGTATTGCCGATGAAACCAAAATCAAAAACGTGGTGGTATACGGCTCACCAACTGCATCGACCACTCCAGTAATCGACTATATTGGCGTGGATGACATCGTGATTACTCAACCAACCGACACAAATAAAGTGGTCACACTGTCAGCAACTTACAATTACGTGCCAATCTTTTCGACCTTACCTTTTTCGAGCACTTCTTTGCAATTTAGCATTGGAGCGACCACGTCTATGAGGACAGGTCCATGA
- a CDS encoding TadE/TadG family type IV pilus assembly protein, which translates to MRRKMQTATRRTQKGITLVLISMVLLILLGVAAFGIDLNHQVLNKTRLQNAVDTAALAGAVVADKTEDVDQAEAAVIATLSSIASESGNTELSFTDGNTSVTFSHDMQTFVNAASFTPPTGEYDIYVRVAVTDMGISQYLSAVFGIVKNVSASAVAGRSAAIAYTCNLTPIAMCGDPNGTVEDAWGYRPPGYDPNVDMDPSLVHELKVGDQNNTDMGPGNFQLLDFGQATGNSGAALVRDALSGAYNGCAAVGNTVTTKPGNSAGPVAQGLNVRLNDFSGPIKNDGTVLPDKYVREPDILAETDAEYAGDLYYANYRQELSSCESGGSCDYDSYTGDGGSNGRRILRIPIVNCTESTGKSDFDVLGFGCFFLLQKVSNSGQASVFGQFLYDCLINNGSTGTDPTDKGFYRIQLYKDPFSGAS; encoded by the coding sequence ATGCGAAGGAAAATGCAGACAGCAACAAGGCGAACCCAGAAAGGGATCACCTTGGTGCTCATCAGTATGGTTCTGCTGATTCTGTTAGGCGTTGCTGCGTTCGGTATTGATTTAAACCATCAAGTACTTAACAAAACACGCCTACAGAATGCGGTTGATACGGCGGCACTCGCCGGGGCTGTGGTTGCAGATAAAACGGAAGATGTTGATCAAGCTGAAGCTGCGGTTATCGCAACGCTAAGCAGCATCGCATCGGAATCAGGTAATACTGAACTATCGTTTACTGACGGCAACACATCCGTGACGTTCTCGCACGACATGCAGACATTTGTAAATGCGGCGAGCTTTACGCCACCGACAGGCGAGTACGATATTTATGTTCGCGTCGCGGTAACTGACATGGGGATTTCTCAGTATCTGAGTGCTGTATTTGGGATTGTTAAGAACGTTTCGGCCAGTGCCGTTGCGGGGCGAAGCGCGGCGATTGCTTACACATGTAACTTAACGCCGATTGCGATGTGTGGCGATCCAAACGGTACGGTTGAAGACGCATGGGGGTATCGTCCACCGGGTTATGATCCGAATGTGGATATGGATCCGTCGCTTGTGCACGAGTTAAAAGTTGGCGATCAGAATAATACCGATATGGGGCCGGGTAACTTTCAATTGCTCGATTTTGGTCAAGCGACTGGCAATAGCGGTGCGGCTTTGGTTCGTGATGCATTGTCTGGTGCTTACAACGGTTGCGCAGCCGTTGGGAATACCGTGACAACCAAACCAGGTAATAGCGCTGGCCCCGTTGCGCAAGGGTTGAATGTAAGACTTAACGACTTCTCTGGCCCGATTAAAAACGACGGTACGGTTCTACCAGACAAGTATGTAAGAGAGCCTGATATTTTGGCTGAAACCGACGCTGAATATGCGGGTGACTTGTATTACGCCAACTATCGTCAGGAGCTGAGTTCTTGTGAAAGTGGCGGTTCTTGTGATTACGACAGTTACACAGGTGATGGTGGTTCGAACGGACGCCGAATCTTACGTATCCCAATTGTTAATTGTACAGAATCGACAGGTAAGTCCGACTTCGATGTGTTGGGATTTGGTTGCTTCTTTTTGCTACAAAAAGTCAGTAATTCTGGTCAAGCATCTGTCTTTGGGCAGTTCCTTTACGATTGCTTGATCAATAACGGTTCAACAGGAACAGACCCAACCGACAAAGGTTTCTACCGGATCCAGCTATACAAAGATCCATTCAGCGGAGCCTCTTAA
- a CDS encoding type II and III secretion system protein family protein: MKTIILLVSQLLFVSLSVHAATAQSGRVVSVAHHQSTQLVISGKAKKVTLGDPEVLDIVVLRSNELFLIGKKLGTTNVSVWDSRGRLIEQFNVEVTHDLNTLKSKLFQFLPDESIEVHSAQEKVVLRGLVSSQQNMDIAVKIAETFALGDAADEEDDNAKDDESSVINLLSIGGAQQVTLEVTVAEVQRSLVRRFDSNFHFFQKSGDFTWGATTAGGGIDNIGPILNVPTVEDFGFLGSFIDSNTLFTFALDVAKQNGVAKVLAEPSLTALSGTQAEFVAGGEFPIPVPNQDGITIDYKEYGVQLDFVPFILSDKRINLKLNVNVSEISNSGVLTFNPNEVNATFFIPPITKRSAGTTIELADGQTIGIAGLLSENARNVADGIPGASDLPVLGRLFKSEEFTSGETELVILVTPRLATPIDRRRVTLPTDGFVAPNDVEFYLLGKGAKLDFDRYQLNDIREEDTNNNFNQYGSSEGGSEGKFGHSL; encoded by the coding sequence ATGAAAACAATAATATTACTCGTTAGCCAGTTACTTTTTGTTAGCTTGTCTGTTCATGCGGCAACCGCGCAGTCTGGAAGAGTTGTTTCTGTTGCGCATCATCAATCTACACAATTGGTGATTTCAGGTAAGGCCAAAAAGGTGACGTTAGGGGATCCAGAAGTCTTGGATATCGTAGTTCTAAGATCGAATGAACTGTTCTTGATTGGTAAAAAACTAGGAACGACCAATGTGTCGGTTTGGGATAGTCGTGGCCGATTGATCGAACAGTTTAATGTCGAAGTCACTCACGATTTAAATACGCTTAAATCTAAGTTGTTCCAGTTCTTGCCGGACGAAAGCATCGAAGTGCATAGCGCTCAAGAGAAAGTTGTTCTCAGAGGTTTGGTCAGCAGTCAGCAAAACATGGATATCGCCGTCAAAATTGCCGAAACCTTTGCTTTAGGTGATGCCGCTGATGAAGAAGATGACAACGCGAAAGATGATGAAAGCTCAGTCATTAACTTGCTTTCTATTGGTGGCGCGCAGCAAGTGACGTTAGAAGTGACGGTCGCGGAAGTGCAGCGTTCATTAGTAAGACGTTTTGACTCGAACTTCCATTTCTTCCAAAAAAGCGGTGACTTCACTTGGGGTGCGACAACCGCTGGTGGCGGTATCGACAACATTGGCCCGATTTTAAATGTGCCAACGGTGGAAGATTTCGGCTTCTTGGGATCGTTCATTGATAGCAATACTTTGTTTACGTTTGCTCTGGATGTCGCGAAACAAAACGGTGTGGCTAAAGTGTTGGCAGAGCCAAGCCTTACTGCACTAAGTGGTACTCAAGCGGAATTTGTTGCGGGTGGTGAATTCCCAATTCCTGTACCGAATCAAGATGGCATTACCATCGACTACAAAGAGTACGGTGTTCAACTGGACTTTGTACCTTTCATTCTCAGTGATAAGAGAATCAACCTGAAACTCAATGTCAACGTGAGTGAAATTTCTAACTCTGGTGTGCTGACGTTTAATCCGAACGAAGTCAACGCAACGTTCTTTATTCCGCCAATCACTAAGCGTAGCGCGGGAACCACAATCGAATTAGCGGACGGACAAACGATCGGTATCGCAGGCTTGTTGAGTGAAAACGCGCGTAACGTTGCGGATGGTATTCCGGGAGCCAGTGACCTTCCAGTACTTGGACGCTTGTTTAAGAGTGAAGAGTTTACATCTGGTGAAACCGAGCTGGTGATTTTGGTAACACCACGATTAGCGACGCCAATCGATAGACGCAGAGTGACTCTGCCGACGGATGGGTTTGTGGCTCCAAACGATGTGGAGTTCTATCTGTTGGGTAAAGGCGCGAAACTCGATTTCGACCGCTATCAACTCAATGACATCAGAGAAGAAGATACAAACAATAATTTTAATCAGTACGGTTCGTCAGAAGGTGGCTCTGAGGGCAAGTTTGGGCACAGTCTATAA
- the cpaB gene encoding Flp pilus assembly protein CpaB, with translation MSRTQVIMLLLLSIVFGLAAVLIAKQWMDGRNQPTVELEEVERHPVVVATMELEPGTILDEKHLTTKLMEVDWIDDETLKVPEQALGRIVANTIYAGELVNPNRLAQPGEGATLAALIPENKRAVTIRVNDVIGVAGFLLPGNKVDVLSTVSYGKGKQATTLTVLKNINVLAVDQTAKTNDNKPVIVRAVTLEVTPKEAEKLLSANSKGEIQLALRNPHEVDKPVVAKKYTPRPSVTIIKGSQASSVRVSN, from the coding sequence ATGAGTCGGACTCAAGTCATCATGTTATTGCTGCTCTCCATTGTTTTCGGCCTTGCTGCCGTATTAATTGCCAAACAATGGATGGACGGCAGAAACCAGCCAACAGTAGAGCTCGAAGAGGTGGAACGTCACCCTGTTGTAGTCGCTACGATGGAGCTGGAGCCAGGCACCATTTTGGATGAAAAGCATTTAACCACCAAGTTAATGGAAGTGGACTGGATAGACGACGAAACACTCAAAGTGCCTGAGCAAGCTTTGGGACGTATCGTTGCAAACACCATTTACGCGGGCGAGTTAGTCAATCCTAATCGTCTTGCTCAACCTGGAGAGGGCGCAACGCTTGCGGCCTTAATTCCTGAGAACAAGCGAGCAGTCACCATTCGTGTAAATGACGTTATCGGCGTAGCGGGTTTCCTACTGCCGGGTAACAAAGTGGATGTGTTGAGCACGGTGAGCTATGGCAAAGGCAAGCAAGCGACCACACTCACGGTGTTAAAAAATATCAATGTATTAGCAGTCGACCAAACAGCAAAAACTAACGACAACAAACCCGTGATCGTTCGTGCAGTCACCTTGGAAGTTACCCCGAAAGAAGCGGAAAAACTGCTTTCTGCTAACAGCAAGGGTGAGATCCAACTGGCTTTGCGTAACCCTCATGAAGTCGATAAACCTGTTGTTGCAAAAAAATATACCCCTCGACCTAGTGTGACCATCATTAAGGGATCTCAGGCATCCAGTGTCCGAGTCAGTAATTAG
- a CDS encoding A24 family peptidase: MLSELVIWSLLIAIGVSDAQKHRIPNKAVLLLLVAVTANVLYSPSVSLLDHAYGGLVAFAVCFVLYLIKAMAGGDVKLLAVIGAWLGLSNLWEASIGIILAGGIVGIFYLMLHIASTSVALTHQVKGYCIEKVTPGFRSNKPLVIPFAPVIVIGLAYFSYTH, translated from the coding sequence ATGCTTAGCGAGTTGGTGATTTGGTCACTGCTAATTGCGATAGGTGTATCAGACGCCCAGAAGCACAGAATTCCTAATAAAGCCGTTTTGTTGCTTCTGGTCGCTGTCACTGCAAACGTATTGTACAGCCCGAGCGTGAGTCTTTTGGATCATGCGTATGGTGGACTGGTTGCGTTTGCAGTGTGCTTTGTACTCTACCTCATTAAAGCAATGGCTGGAGGAGACGTTAAATTACTCGCCGTCATAGGGGCATGGCTGGGACTGAGTAATCTGTGGGAAGCGTCTATCGGAATTATTCTCGCAGGGGGTATTGTTGGCATCTTTTATTTGATGCTGCACATTGCTTCAACGAGCGTTGCTCTAACTCATCAGGTCAAGGGCTACTGCATTGAAAAAGTTACACCAGGCTTTAGGTCTAATAAGCCACTAGTGATTCCTTTCGCGCCTGTAATCGTAATCGGATTAGCTTATTTCTCCTACACGCACTAA
- a CDS encoding Flp family type IVb pilin — protein sequence MDNFRNLIKDFMEDEEGLTLLEYILGAALIVTAFLTSGFWTTLAGKFTSVASRINGS from the coding sequence ATGGACAACTTTCGCAACCTAATCAAGGACTTCATGGAAGATGAAGAAGGTCTAACACTGCTTGAATACATCTTGGGCGCCGCTCTAATTGTGACTGCTTTCCTAACGTCTGGTTTCTGGACAACGTTAGCTGGCAAGTTCACATCAGTAGCATCTCGAATCAATGGCTCATAA
- a CDS encoding helix-turn-helix domain-containing protein, which produces MERVTKAYWIGEPLHTLPEEFKAEFEQHFDLLDCSNDISVLSDKEFCYFFYYITHDPTDHAKSITTLCENLDKKLIVVTKENTECCLPPSHITAECYELNENTLPVWLSQAKLKYFLHAKVDDAQISADNIFSRNGKSNFSDVVNYIANNVHKDLREEEAAALCHYSPTYFSKVFHRKVGMCFRDYVTAKRISLAKKMLIENESMKIAYIAYQCGYRDVSYFSRIFKKKTGLSPANYRQQF; this is translated from the coding sequence ATGGAAAGAGTGACAAAAGCTTATTGGATTGGAGAGCCGTTACACACTCTGCCTGAAGAATTTAAGGCAGAGTTTGAGCAGCATTTTGATTTGCTAGATTGCAGCAACGACATATCAGTATTGAGTGATAAAGAGTTTTGCTACTTCTTTTACTACATCACCCATGACCCAACCGACCATGCCAAAAGCATTACTACCCTTTGTGAAAACCTTGATAAGAAACTGATTGTTGTCACAAAAGAAAACACCGAGTGTTGCTTACCGCCAAGTCACATCACCGCTGAGTGTTATGAGCTCAATGAAAATACGCTACCAGTGTGGCTTTCTCAAGCTAAGCTCAAATACTTTTTACACGCCAAAGTCGATGACGCACAAATTTCTGCGGACAATATTTTTTCCCGCAATGGCAAGTCCAATTTCTCAGATGTCGTCAATTACATCGCCAACAATGTTCATAAAGACCTAAGAGAAGAAGAAGCCGCAGCACTGTGCCATTACTCTCCGACTTACTTCTCAAAGGTGTTTCACCGCAAAGTTGGTATGTGTTTTCGTGACTATGTGACTGCGAAACGCATTTCATTAGCCAAAAAAATGCTGATCGAGAACGAATCCATGAAAATCGCGTATATCGCTTACCAATGTGGTTATCGCGATGTCTCGTACTTTTCTCGTATCTTTAAAAAGAAAACGGGGCTTTCCCCGGCGAATTATCGCCAACAGTTTTAA